A single window of Luteipulveratus halotolerans DNA harbors:
- a CDS encoding LytR C-terminal domain-containing protein produces the protein MALAGAAVVLSLAVAGCGGDAKGQEPKASPSCPTTVPKPTSKIAPSTIYLNIINASEHNGAGGKTAKQLGWRGFHVLDTKSQSLMDDRPTPKAAEIRYGKGGRQIALTLATQVKNPVLTEDDRTNPTVDLVIGEQFGLVPVPPPPASTVSINVYNTTYRAGLSGEAADAMRARGFKILKNDNDPKRRFLPDDVALIVSGERGEPQARRVALQLKGAKIVQDGRQDVTVDVVLGNKYDQLVPVAQATPAPTPTPAKPAGC, from the coding sequence ATGGCGCTCGCCGGTGCCGCCGTCGTCTTGAGCCTCGCCGTCGCCGGGTGCGGTGGCGACGCGAAGGGTCAGGAGCCGAAGGCGAGCCCGAGCTGCCCGACGACCGTCCCGAAGCCGACCTCCAAGATCGCGCCGTCGACGATCTACCTCAACATCATCAACGCGAGCGAGCACAACGGCGCGGGCGGCAAGACCGCCAAGCAGCTGGGCTGGCGCGGCTTCCACGTGCTCGACACCAAGTCGCAGAGCCTGATGGACGACCGGCCGACGCCGAAGGCCGCCGAGATCCGCTACGGCAAGGGCGGCCGACAGATCGCGCTGACGCTCGCCACGCAGGTCAAGAACCCCGTGCTCACCGAGGACGACCGCACCAACCCGACCGTCGACCTGGTGATCGGCGAGCAGTTCGGGCTCGTGCCCGTGCCGCCGCCGCCAGCGAGCACGGTGAGCATCAACGTCTACAACACGACCTACCGCGCCGGCCTGTCCGGTGAGGCGGCCGATGCGATGCGGGCCCGGGGCTTCAAGATCCTCAAGAACGACAACGACCCCAAGCGTCGGTTCCTGCCCGACGACGTCGCGCTGATCGTCTCGGGTGAGCGCGGCGAGCCGCAGGCCCGTCGGGTCGCGCTGCAGCTCAAGGGCGCCAAGATCGTGCAGGACGGGCGCCAGGACGTCACGGTCGACGTCGTCCTCGGCAACAAGTACGACCAGCTCGTGCCGGTGGCGCAGGCCACCCCGGCACCGACGCCGACCCCGGCCAAGCCGGCCGGCTGCTGA